The following are encoded together in the Pedobacter sp. D749 genome:
- a CDS encoding hybrid sensor histidine kinase/response regulator: MILIVDDRPENLISLQKVLQAHNFEVDTASSGEEALKKVLKNNYVLIILDVQMPDMDGFEVAEAISGFSKAKDTAIIFLSAVNTELKFITKGYLSGGLDYITKPVDINVLLLKIKTFYRIYEQNRKLNEVQEKLLEEIEFRKQAEHKKDEFISIASHELKTPLTSVKGYIQLLQRSINRDDKTMAQNHLEKASIQLEKLNELIADLLDISKIESGKMKFNMKSFCADNMVNNAIEMLQQSNPDFKISKLGKTDEMIFGDEMRLEQVVINFITNAIKYAPGTNQVNVITHIKDEKLYVAVKDFGIGISKEQQHKIFDKFYRVEDNSNRFNGLGIGLYICSEIINRHGGTIGVNSVPDEGSEFYFIIPTTEEEVLKNQI, encoded by the coding sequence ATGATCCTTATAGTTGATGACAGGCCTGAAAACCTGATCTCGTTACAGAAAGTACTCCAGGCACACAATTTTGAGGTTGATACCGCATCATCTGGCGAAGAAGCCCTGAAAAAAGTATTAAAAAATAATTACGTCCTGATTATTCTTGATGTGCAAATGCCAGATATGGACGGCTTTGAGGTAGCTGAAGCCATTTCTGGTTTTAGCAAGGCAAAAGATACCGCCATTATATTTCTTTCTGCAGTAAATACAGAGTTAAAATTTATTACAAAAGGATACCTGAGCGGTGGATTGGATTACATCACCAAACCAGTTGATATTAATGTGCTGCTCCTTAAAATAAAAACGTTTTATCGCATTTACGAGCAGAATAGAAAGCTTAACGAGGTACAGGAAAAACTGCTCGAAGAAATTGAATTCAGGAAACAGGCCGAACATAAAAAAGACGAATTTATCAGCATAGCCAGCCATGAACTTAAAACGCCCTTAACAAGTGTAAAGGGCTATATCCAGTTGTTGCAGCGTAGTATTAACAGGGATGATAAAACCATGGCGCAGAATCATCTCGAAAAGGCGAGTATCCAACTCGAAAAACTAAACGAATTAATTGCCGATCTGCTCGATATCTCAAAAATTGAAAGTGGAAAAATGAAGTTTAACATGAAAAGCTTTTGTGCTGATAACATGGTAAATAATGCGATAGAAATGTTGCAGCAATCTAATCCCGATTTTAAGATCAGTAAACTGGGCAAAACAGACGAAATGATATTTGGTGATGAAATGCGCCTGGAGCAGGTGGTCATCAATTTTATTACCAATGCCATTAAATATGCCCCGGGTACCAATCAGGTTAATGTAATCACACACATTAAAGATGAAAAACTTTATGTGGCTGTAAAAGATTTTGGAATAGGCATTTCAAAAGAACAGCAGCATAAAATTTTCGATAAATTTTATCGGGTAGAAGATAACAGTAACCGCTTTAACGGACTGGGGATTGGTTTGTATATCTGTTCAGAAATCATTAACCGTCATGGAGGCACAATCGGTGTAAACAGTGTGCCGGATGAAGGTTCTGAATTTTATTTTATTATCCCTACTACAGAAGAAGAAGTCCTTAAAAATCAAATTTAA
- a CDS encoding neutral zinc metallopeptidase yields MQWFGKGSEDVEDRRSGGGGKTILGGGIGIIVVVLGLIFGKDLTGLVGQLPGEGTGQQTEAKTGVPEDAEGRFVSNVLQSTREVWEQEFQKMNQTYENPKLVLFRDGVQTNCGYAQSSVGPFYCPGDHKVYIDLSFYDELKNRFGAAGDFAQAYVIAHEVGHHVQNLLGISEKLDQARGQVSEKEYNRLSVKLELQADFFAGLWAHNAQNLKDFKLDEGDIEEALTAANAIGDDKLQKQVTGEVKPDSFTHGTSAQRMYWFKKGFETGDIKQGDTFNSSNL; encoded by the coding sequence ATGCAATGGTTTGGTAAAGGAAGTGAAGATGTAGAAGACAGGCGGTCTGGCGGTGGCGGCAAAACGATCCTGGGTGGCGGTATCGGTATCATTGTAGTGGTATTGGGGCTTATCTTCGGAAAAGATTTGACAGGATTAGTTGGTCAATTGCCTGGGGAAGGTACCGGGCAGCAAACCGAAGCAAAAACTGGCGTTCCAGAAGATGCTGAAGGTCGCTTTGTATCCAACGTTCTGCAATCTACCAGAGAAGTGTGGGAGCAGGAATTTCAAAAAATGAATCAAACTTATGAAAATCCTAAATTAGTGTTGTTTAGAGATGGTGTACAAACCAACTGTGGTTATGCGCAATCTTCGGTTGGTCCTTTTTATTGTCCTGGCGACCATAAAGTATACATCGATTTATCATTTTATGATGAATTAAAAAACCGTTTCGGTGCTGCCGGAGATTTTGCCCAGGCCTACGTAATTGCACATGAAGTTGGCCACCACGTTCAAAATTTATTGGGAATTTCGGAAAAGTTAGACCAGGCACGTGGCCAGGTTAGCGAAAAAGAATACAATCGTTTATCGGTAAAATTAGAACTACAAGCCGATTTTTTTGCGGGACTTTGGGCACACAATGCCCAGAACCTTAAAGATTTTAAATTGGATGAAGGCGACATAGAAGAAGCGCTAACGGCTGCCAATGCCATAGGCGATGATAAATTGCAAAAACAGGTAACAGGCGAAGTTAAACCCGATTCTTTTACCCATGGTACCTCTGCGCAGCGGATGTATTGGTTTAAAAAAGGCTTTGAAACAGGAGATATTAAACAGGGAGATACTTTTAATTCAAGTAATTTATAA
- the gltX gene encoding glutamate--tRNA ligase, whose product MDKKVRVRFAPSPTGGLHLGGVRTALFNYLFAKKNNGTFVLRVEDTDQNRFVEGAEQYIVNCLDWCGITPDESPARPGAYGPYRQSERKPSYRKFAEQLISDGYAYYAFDTPEDLDAKRKEIPNFQYGQATRMQMRNSLTLTINEVEELLAAKTPHVIRIKVPADEIVHFNDLIRGDVSFETSLVDDKVLLKADGMPTYHLAVVVDDKAMEISHAFRGEEWLPSAPVHILLWKYLGWETDMPAWAHLPLILKPDGHGKLSKRDGDRLGFPVYAMNWTDPKTGDITKGFKEMGFMPEAFINMLALLGWNDGTDQELFSLKELEEKFSIERISKAGAKFDFEKAKWYNHEWIKAERAERLAPGVKTELEKAGIEVNDDTFLNTVIDLIKDRCTLLPDFVAQSSYFFTSPAEYDVNSVKPKWTADKADFFNSFADSLTLTDASTTETAFKALAEEKGFKPGELMLPFRIMLVGGKFGPGVFDIALLLGAEETKARIAKAIAVFNS is encoded by the coding sequence ATGGATAAAAAAGTTAGAGTAAGATTTGCCCCAAGCCCAACCGGAGGTTTGCATTTAGGCGGTGTGCGCACTGCATTGTTCAATTATTTGTTTGCCAAAAAAAATAATGGAACTTTTGTACTTCGTGTAGAAGATACCGATCAAAATCGCTTTGTAGAAGGCGCAGAACAATATATTGTGAACTGTTTAGATTGGTGCGGCATTACGCCAGATGAAAGTCCTGCACGCCCAGGCGCATATGGCCCGTACCGTCAAAGCGAACGCAAACCCAGCTACCGCAAATTTGCCGAACAGTTAATTAGCGATGGTTACGCTTATTATGCTTTCGATACCCCTGAAGATTTAGATGCCAAACGTAAAGAAATTCCTAATTTCCAATATGGGCAGGCCACGCGTATGCAGATGCGCAATTCTTTAACCCTTACCATTAATGAGGTTGAAGAGTTATTAGCGGCCAAAACACCACACGTGATCCGTATTAAGGTGCCAGCCGATGAAATTGTACATTTTAATGATTTAATCCGTGGTGACGTAAGTTTCGAAACCTCATTAGTTGACGATAAGGTATTGTTAAAAGCCGACGGAATGCCAACCTACCATTTAGCTGTTGTAGTTGATGATAAGGCGATGGAAATTAGTCATGCTTTTAGAGGAGAAGAATGGTTGCCTTCGGCACCTGTGCATATTTTACTTTGGAAATATTTAGGCTGGGAAACGGATATGCCTGCATGGGCACACTTGCCTTTAATTTTAAAGCCAGATGGACATGGAAAATTAAGCAAACGCGATGGCGACCGTTTAGGTTTCCCGGTTTATGCCATGAACTGGACCGACCCTAAAACAGGCGATATAACCAAGGGATTTAAAGAAATGGGTTTCATGCCCGAAGCTTTTATTAATATGCTGGCACTTTTAGGCTGGAATGATGGTACCGACCAGGAGCTATTTTCTTTAAAAGAGCTGGAAGAAAAATTCTCGATAGAAAGAATTAGTAAAGCAGGCGCAAAATTCGATTTCGAAAAAGCCAAATGGTATAACCATGAGTGGATCAAAGCGGAGCGCGCCGAACGTTTAGCACCGGGCGTTAAAACTGAGCTCGAAAAAGCAGGTATTGAAGTTAACGATGATACTTTTCTAAATACGGTTATCGATCTAATTAAAGACCGCTGTACTTTATTGCCAGATTTTGTGGCGCAGAGTAGTTATTTCTTTACTTCACCGGCAGAATATGATGTGAATTCGGTAAAACCAAAATGGACAGCCGACAAAGCTGATTTCTTTAACAGTTTCGCCGATAGCTTAACATTAACTGATGCATCTACAACCGAAACAGCTTTTAAAGCCCTGGCCGAAGAAAAAGGGTTTAAACCGGGCGAATTGATGTTGCCTTTCCGCATTATGCTGGTGGGTGGTAAATTTGGACCAGGGGTATTCGATATAGCCTTATTGTTAGGCGCAGAAGAAACTAAAGCAAGAATAGCAAAAGCAATAGCTGTTTTTAATAGCTAG
- a CDS encoding HAMP domain-containing sensor histidine kinase translates to MNPYQKKRRWKFFLLIFAILIGIASVFYTDSFVKKMEREEADQFHLWVRIQERAMFLYDNDDYRDVVETVRKNTKTPVIMIDSAGMITSFFGLDSTKTNYPVADTKLTYDSLYFVRQLRQMKAQHPPDEMNIFGRKFKAYYRDSFILTQLRYFPYIQMGVIFLFLLTAYAAFSSARKDEQDHVWVGLAKETAHQLGTPISSLMAWTELMKSKFDAEDDPLIAEMENDIKRLEIITDRFSKIGSKPILEDHTVYIVVSDFIRYFKVRTSDKVKFSITGDEQVRAMLNVPLFDWVIENLLKNAANAIENEGSISINIIENLAKEQVFIDVSDTGKGIPRSKFDAVFQPGYTTRKRGWGLGLSLTKRIVENYHSGEIFVKDSELGKGTTFRIILKSSLRYEPTTA, encoded by the coding sequence ATGAATCCTTATCAAAAGAAACGCCGTTGGAAGTTTTTCCTTCTCATTTTTGCCATCTTAATTGGCATTGCATCAGTATTTTACACCGATTCTTTTGTAAAAAAAATGGAACGCGAAGAGGCAGACCAGTTTCACCTTTGGGTGCGGATTCAGGAACGGGCCATGTTTCTTTATGACAATGATGATTACCGTGATGTGGTGGAAACTGTAAGAAAAAACACCAAAACCCCTGTAATCATGATCGATTCTGCCGGAATGATTACTTCTTTTTTTGGCTTAGACAGTACTAAAACCAATTACCCTGTTGCAGATACTAAACTCACTTACGATAGTTTATATTTTGTAAGGCAGTTGAGGCAGATGAAAGCCCAGCATCCACCTGACGAAATGAATATTTTTGGCAGAAAATTTAAGGCATACTATCGCGACTCTTTCATTTTAACGCAGTTGAGGTATTTCCCCTACATTCAAATGGGGGTTATCTTCCTTTTCCTTTTAACCGCTTATGCGGCATTCAGTTCTGCACGGAAAGATGAACAAGATCATGTTTGGGTAGGTTTAGCCAAAGAAACGGCACACCAATTGGGTACACCGATATCATCGCTCATGGCCTGGACAGAACTGATGAAATCTAAATTTGATGCAGAAGATGATCCCCTGATTGCCGAAATGGAGAATGACATTAAACGATTGGAAATTATTACCGACCGTTTCTCGAAAATCGGTTCAAAACCTATACTTGAAGACCATACGGTTTACATTGTAGTGAGCGATTTTATCCGTTATTTTAAAGTGCGCACTTCAGACAAGGTTAAATTCAGCATCACCGGAGATGAACAGGTAAGGGCAATGTTAAACGTCCCATTGTTTGATTGGGTGATTGAAAATCTTTTAAAGAATGCGGCAAATGCCATTGAAAATGAAGGCTCTATTTCCATCAATATCATAGAAAATTTAGCCAAAGAGCAGGTTTTTATTGATGTGAGCGATACCGGGAAGGGTATTCCAAGATCTAAATTCGATGCGGTTTTTCAACCTGGCTATACCACACGTAAACGCGGCTGGGGTTTAGGTTTATCGCTCACCAAACGTATTGTAGAAAATTACCACAGCGGAGAAATTTTTGTAAAAGACTCCGAACTGGGCAAAGGCACAACTTTTAGAATAATATTAAAAAGCAGTTTAAGATATGAACCGACCACAGCCTAA
- a CDS encoding DinB family protein, whose product MNRPQPNEYPTWGETYISKVDGDIFEILNEQVQSLPALFRANADKADYAYAEGKWTLKEMLGHIIDAERVFAYRITCFARKEQQPLPGFEEDDYVLNACFAERDLEDLIEEFASLRKANLYLFKSLNDDELNRKGVASGREINVKSILFIAGGHIIHHVSILKERYHVV is encoded by the coding sequence ATGAACCGACCACAGCCTAACGAATATCCTACCTGGGGAGAAACCTATATCAGCAAAGTTGATGGAGATATTTTCGAAATTTTAAATGAACAGGTTCAAAGTCTTCCGGCATTGTTCAGGGCGAACGCCGATAAAGCTGATTATGCCTATGCAGAAGGCAAATGGACACTAAAAGAAATGTTAGGCCATATTATTGATGCTGAACGTGTTTTTGCTTACCGGATTACCTGTTTTGCCCGAAAAGAACAGCAGCCCTTACCGGGTTTCGAGGAAGATGACTATGTACTGAATGCCTGCTTTGCCGAACGCGATCTGGAAGACCTGATTGAAGAGTTTGCTTCATTACGAAAAGCCAATTTATACCTTTTTAAATCTTTAAACGACGACGAATTAAACAGAAAGGGAGTTGCTTCAGGCAGAGAAATTAATGTAAAATCTATTTTGTTTATTGCGGGTGGCCATATTATCCATCATGTTTCTATTTTAAAAGAACGTTACCATGTGGTTTAA
- a CDS encoding hotdog fold thioesterase, with product MWFKNFTVDELNNRPKNHLGALLDIRFTEIGEDFLIGTMPVDERTHQPAGILHGGASVVLAETLGSIASYMCINPEKYVAVGLEVNANHLRPVKSGLVKGICKPLHIGAKTQVWEIKIYDERGKMNCISRLTVAIINKPL from the coding sequence ATGTGGTTTAAAAACTTTACCGTTGATGAGTTGAATAATCGTCCTAAAAATCATTTGGGTGCGTTACTCGATATCCGTTTTACCGAAATTGGCGAAGATTTTCTTATTGGCACCATGCCTGTTGATGAACGTACACACCAGCCTGCAGGCATATTACATGGAGGCGCTTCGGTAGTTTTGGCCGAAACTCTGGGCAGCATTGCTTCTTATATGTGCATAAACCCTGAGAAATATGTTGCTGTTGGTTTGGAAGTAAACGCTAACCATTTACGGCCTGTAAAAAGCGGTTTGGTAAAAGGAATCTGTAAACCTTTACATATTGGGGCTAAAACTCAGGTTTGGGAAATTAAGATCTATGACGAACGCGGAAAGATGAACTGCATTAGCCGCTTAACGGTTGCGATTATTAATAAGCCGCTGTAA
- a CDS encoding DUF6249 domain-containing protein: protein MQAQILVPISLFLGAFAMVFGIRYLSNKEKMAMIERGIDPGVHKATPKPFLSLKFGLLLVGLGLGLLVALFTVRGVFGSDMTHSEEGQAVAIYFGCIGIFGGLGLIVSYVVEKKWLDNNKV from the coding sequence ATGCAAGCTCAAATATTAGTCCCAATCTCACTTTTTTTAGGCGCATTCGCAATGGTATTCGGAATTCGTTATTTATCAAATAAAGAGAAAATGGCAATGATCGAAAGGGGGATCGATCCGGGTGTGCATAAGGCAACGCCAAAACCGTTTTTAAGCTTAAAGTTCGGTTTATTGTTGGTTGGCTTAGGACTTGGCTTATTAGTTGCACTCTTCACAGTTAGAGGGGTGTTTGGCAGCGACATGACCCATAGTGAAGAAGGACAGGCTGTAGCTATTTACTTTGGTTGCATCGGAATTTTCGGTGGACTCGGTCTGATTGTTTCTTATGTGGTAGAAAAGAAATGGCTTGACAATAACAAGGTTTAA
- a CDS encoding Crp/Fnr family transcriptional regulator: MYSQLKNIDIFKPLTNEALERLAAVSRQVKHPKGTILIHADKTEPYFYILESGIARAYSDGENQQITFWFGQSGTVLFSFNSYINNGPGYENIELLEHCSLIQIKLTDLFLLYNQHLEIANWGRKIAEQELIATERRLIERAFKGATERYQDFVDQSPELIKRVALKHIASYLGVTQVTLSRIRAAHK; the protein is encoded by the coding sequence TTGTACAGTCAGTTAAAAAATATAGACATCTTTAAGCCACTCACTAACGAAGCTTTAGAAAGGTTAGCTGCTGTTTCCAGGCAGGTAAAACATCCTAAAGGAACGATTTTAATCCATGCAGATAAAACCGAGCCTTATTTTTATATCCTCGAAAGTGGCATTGCCAGAGCTTATTCCGATGGTGAGAACCAGCAGATAACCTTTTGGTTTGGACAAAGTGGTACTGTTCTTTTTTCTTTTAACAGCTATATTAATAATGGTCCGGGGTATGAGAACATTGAACTGTTGGAGCACTGCAGTTTAATCCAAATCAAGCTAACTGATCTTTTTTTGCTTTACAACCAACATTTAGAAATTGCCAATTGGGGCAGAAAAATTGCAGAACAGGAGTTAATTGCAACTGAAAGAAGATTAATCGAAAGGGCTTTTAAAGGCGCAACAGAACGTTATCAGGATTTTGTAGATCAATCTCCCGAACTAATTAAAAGAGTAGCTTTAAAACACATTGCCTCTTACCTGGGTGTAACACAGGTTACCCTAAGCAGAATAAGAGCCGCTCATAAATAA
- a CDS encoding multidrug efflux SMR transporter — translation MNWIILIIAGLFEVGFTTCLKLSNNFSNIKWSAAFFLCITLSFLLLNKATQTLPMGTAYAVWTGIGAVGTVIIGIFYFNEPATFWRIFFICTLIGSIAGLKFFASH, via the coding sequence ATGAACTGGATTATCTTAATTATTGCCGGCCTTTTTGAGGTTGGATTTACCACATGCCTTAAATTATCGAACAATTTTTCGAATATAAAATGGAGTGCAGCATTTTTTCTCTGCATTACCTTAAGCTTTTTATTGTTAAACAAAGCCACTCAAACTTTACCCATGGGAACCGCATATGCCGTTTGGACGGGCATTGGTGCCGTAGGAACGGTAATTATTGGGATTTTTTACTTCAATGAACCAGCAACCTTTTGGCGGATCTTTTTTATCTGTACCCTGATCGGTTCTATTGCCGGCTTAAAATTTTTCGCTTCACATTAG
- a CDS encoding RNA polymerase sigma factor — protein sequence MEQKPTDLELIQKVLNGETDQYALLVKRHQRFVFTLALRFSKNREDAEEIAQDCFVKAYKALGTFKQTAKFSTWLYTITYTTAMTFLRKNRLDTTSIHDEGTVLQLENQTSSFNANGYERQDSHAFLNKAIAQLLPDDAVIITLFYKGEQSLEEIGAALHMEPNTIKVKLHRARQRLKEKLQYLLKDEVKELL from the coding sequence ATGGAGCAAAAACCTACAGATTTAGAGCTGATCCAAAAAGTACTGAACGGCGAAACCGATCAGTACGCTTTGTTGGTGAAACGCCATCAGCGATTTGTATTTACACTTGCTTTAAGATTTTCCAAAAACAGGGAAGACGCCGAAGAAATTGCCCAGGATTGCTTTGTAAAGGCATATAAAGCATTAGGCACCTTTAAACAAACGGCTAAATTTAGCACCTGGCTGTACACCATTACCTATACTACGGCCATGACTTTTTTAAGAAAAAACCGTTTAGACACCACATCAATACATGATGAAGGTACCGTATTACAGCTCGAAAACCAGACTTCCAGCTTTAACGCTAATGGATATGAGCGACAGGATAGCCATGCTTTTTTGAATAAGGCCATTGCCCAGCTTTTACCAGATGATGCAGTTATTATTACGCTTTTTTATAAAGGCGAACAGAGTTTAGAAGAAATTGGCGCAGCATTGCACATGGAACCCAACACGATAAAAGTAAAGTTGCACAGGGCCAGGCAAAGACTTAAAGAAAAATTACAATATTTGTTAAAAGATGAAGTAAAGGAGTTACTATGA
- a CDS encoding anti-sigma factor, producing the protein MNTIEQQLWDYIDGNLDESSKKAIEEKIALNAEVKSQYEDLLKLNLVFDGLDLDEPSMSFTRNVMESVAMVPAPVAMKTKVDKKIIYGISGFFVISLLALLGYVFYNVSLELPKFDLKVNLDFNLEKYITPAAIYTFLFADLVIGLIFLDQFLRKKIAQK; encoded by the coding sequence ATGAATACAATAGAACAACAGCTTTGGGATTATATAGATGGAAATTTAGATGAATCCTCGAAAAAAGCCATCGAAGAAAAAATTGCATTAAATGCTGAGGTTAAATCGCAGTATGAGGATCTGCTAAAACTTAATTTAGTATTTGACGGGCTGGACCTTGATGAACCCTCTATGTCTTTTACCCGAAACGTAATGGAAAGCGTTGCCATGGTTCCTGCACCGGTGGCCATGAAAACCAAGGTGGATAAAAAGATTATTTACGGTATTAGCGGCTTTTTCGTGATCTCTCTGCTAGCCTTATTGGGTTATGTATTTTATAACGTTAGCCTCGAATTGCCCAAATTTGATTTGAAGGTGAATCTAGACTTCAACTTAGAGAAATACATTACACCTGCGGCTATTTATACTTTCCTTTTTGCAGACCTGGTAATTGGATTAATTTTTCTCGATCAGTTTTTAAGGAAGAAAATTGCTCAGAAGTAA
- a CDS encoding alpha/beta hydrolase, producing the protein MTYYFIIPGLGNSGPDHWQTYFEKSGDNFIRINQKEWDTPANQDWIENIESALAGYNLDDVVLIGHSLGCTAIANWAKAYQKKIKGALLVAPSDIEAPKYNFDTPGFDRVPLDKIYFKTIVVASTDDEWVTLERAELFAENWGSEFINIGNVGHINAAAGFGEWPKGLEILKTLG; encoded by the coding sequence ATGACTTATTACTTCATCATTCCTGGTTTAGGCAATTCTGGCCCGGACCATTGGCAAACTTACTTCGAAAAATCAGGAGATAATTTTATCCGCATTAACCAAAAGGAATGGGATACACCAGCAAATCAGGATTGGATTGAAAACATAGAATCGGCACTCGCCGGATATAATTTGGATGATGTGGTTTTAATCGGTCATAGTTTAGGCTGTACAGCCATTGCCAATTGGGCAAAAGCTTACCAAAAGAAAATTAAAGGTGCCTTATTGGTTGCGCCAAGTGATATAGAAGCACCAAAGTACAATTTTGATACGCCTGGTTTTGATCGTGTACCTTTGGATAAGATCTACTTTAAAACCATTGTTGTAGCCAGTACTGATGATGAATGGGTAACGTTAGAAAGAGCTGAGCTTTTTGCTGAAAATTGGGGAAGTGAGTTTATTAATATCGGTAATGTCGGACATATTAATGCCGCCGCGGGCTTTGGTGAGTGGCCAAAGGGATTGGAGATTTTAAAAACTCTGGGTTAA
- a CDS encoding cold-shock protein, translating to MQEGTVKFFNVTKGFGFIVPANGDSEIFVHSTGLIDEIRENDKVQYEVANGKKGLNAVNVKVI from the coding sequence ATGCAAGAAGGCACAGTAAAATTCTTCAATGTAACTAAAGGTTTTGGCTTTATCGTACCTGCAAATGGAGATAGCGAAATTTTTGTTCATTCAACAGGTCTTATCGACGAAATCCGTGAAAACGACAAAGTACAGTACGAAGTTGCTAACGGTAAAAAAGGCTTAAACGCCGTTAATGTGAAAGTAATTTAA
- a CDS encoding phosphodiester glycosidase family protein, translating to MLKKLFCALALFTSCFSAFGQNADSITLVKAKWQRNKIAKQVILFRHHFDQKNLFAANENISFLEIKNTGCKALFAICAEEKELITTSNFGLRDTAIAAVNGNFFDVKNGGSVDFVRVNEKTINTNRLDKNGNRARHQEAAVVIENGKISIKKWDGSADWETKLSEKNVLLNGPLLTLNHVDETLDTAGFNRLRHPRTCLGIKPNGRVILLTVDGRNEKSAGMSLFELTRLMRWLGCTSAINFDGGGSTTLWVNGMPDDGVVNYPTDNKKWDHGGQRKVANVILVKKQTRR from the coding sequence ATGCTTAAAAAACTCTTCTGTGCACTTGCATTATTTACCTCCTGTTTCTCAGCCTTTGGCCAAAATGCCGACTCTATTACCCTTGTAAAAGCTAAATGGCAGAGAAACAAGATTGCCAAACAGGTAATTTTATTCAGACATCATTTTGATCAGAAAAACCTTTTCGCTGCTAACGAAAATATTTCGTTTTTAGAAATAAAAAACACCGGATGTAAGGCTTTATTTGCCATTTGTGCAGAAGAAAAGGAACTCATCACTACCAGTAATTTTGGTTTAAGAGATACGGCTATTGCTGCGGTAAACGGCAATTTTTTCGATGTAAAAAATGGAGGCTCGGTAGATTTTGTTCGCGTTAATGAAAAAACCATTAATACCAATCGCCTGGATAAAAACGGAAATAGGGCCAGGCATCAGGAAGCAGCGGTTGTGATTGAAAATGGAAAAATTTCAATCAAAAAATGGGATGGATCAGCTGATTGGGAAACGAAGCTGAGTGAAAAAAATGTTTTACTAAACGGCCCGTTATTAACTTTAAACCATGTTGATGAAACTTTAGATACCGCTGGTTTTAACCGCTTACGCCATCCCCGTACCTGCCTGGGTATAAAACCGAATGGAAGGGTAATTTTATTGACCGTTGATGGTAGAAACGAAAAGTCAGCAGGCATGAGTTTGTTCGAACTGACCAGATTAATGCGCTGGTTGGGATGTACTTCTGCTATAAATTTCGATGGCGGCGGCTCTACCACTTTGTGGGTAAATGGAATGCCCGATGATGGTGTAGTCAATTATCCGACAGATAATAAAAAATGGGACCATGGAGGGCAGCGTAAAGTTGCTAATGTAATCCTGGTGAAAAAACAAACCAGAAGGTAG